In the Candidatus Paceibacterota bacterium genome, one interval contains:
- the rplQ gene encoding 50S ribosomal protein L17 → MRHLKRTAKLGRTGEHRNAMLANLVCSLIKHKRVTTTVAKAKAARSVAEKLVTLGKRGTLHDRRRAAARLHQEDVVKILFNEIAPAQKDRRGGYTRIIRLGQRQGDAAQRAILEWVDLGVVTEAPAKEAPGKEAKPAASKTEAKAEAAK, encoded by the coding sequence ATGAGACATCTTAAGCGAACTGCCAAATTGGGGCGCACTGGCGAACACCGGAACGCAATGCTCGCCAACCTGGTCTGCAGCCTCATTAAACACAAGCGCGTTACCACTACCGTGGCCAAGGCCAAAGCCGCCCGTAGTGTGGCCGAAAAGCTGGTCACCTTGGGCAAACGGGGGACCCTCCACGATCGACGCCGGGCCGCCGCCCGTCTCCATCAGGAGGACGTCGTGAAGATTCTCTTCAACGAAATTGCTCCTGCGCAAAAGGACCGCCGCGGCGGTTATACCCGCATCATTCGCTTGGGACAACGTCAGGGCGACGCCGCCCAACGTGCCATCCTGGAGTGGGTGGACCTCGGCGTTGTTACTGAAGCCCCGGCTAAGGAAGCGCCGGGCAAGGAAGCCAAACCAGCCGCATCCAAGACCGAGGCCAAAGCCGAGGCGGCCAAATAG
- the rpsK gene encoding 30S ribosomal protein S11, whose protein sequence is MADETQKKPTPKKEGKAAAKSATAADKAPDKAASKPATKPEAGVAPGKVSKKASSPAGEAATPAAEPPKPAEGAVPVAAVAAPTAAELLADDLAGKKIIKAKGAKNIVSGIANILATFNNTLVSITDMQGHVIGWSSAGRVGFKGSRKSTAYAAQQVAQDAARQAMSHGMREIEVRVKGPGSGRESAIRAFQAIGLEITIIKDVTPVPHNGCRPRKKRRV, encoded by the coding sequence ATGGCTGACGAAACCCAAAAGAAGCCCACTCCCAAGAAGGAGGGCAAGGCCGCGGCAAAATCTGCCACTGCCGCTGACAAAGCACCCGACAAGGCTGCAAGCAAACCTGCAACCAAGCCGGAGGCTGGCGTTGCTCCCGGCAAAGTTTCGAAGAAAGCGTCTTCTCCTGCCGGGGAGGCTGCCACTCCCGCTGCCGAACCACCCAAGCCCGCCGAAGGCGCTGTGCCGGTCGCGGCGGTAGCCGCGCCGACTGCGGCGGAGTTATTGGCGGACGATCTTGCCGGCAAGAAGATCATTAAGGCCAAAGGCGCCAAGAATATCGTCAGTGGCATTGCCAACATTCTCGCGACGTTCAACAATACGCTGGTCAGCATCACCGACATGCAAGGCCACGTTATCGGTTGGTCGAGCGCCGGTCGAGTTGGATTCAAAGGGTCGCGAAAGAGCACCGCCTATGCGGCTCAGCAGGTTGCTCAGGACGCCGCTCGTCAGGCAATGTCTCATGGCATGCGCGAAATTGAGGTGCGCGTCAAGGGCCCTGGCTCAGGTCGTGAGTCGGCGATCCGGGCGTTCCAGGCCATCGGTTTAGAGATCACTATTATAAAGGACGTTACTCCGGTGCCGCACAATGGCTGCCGTCCGCGCAAGAAGCGCCGGGTCTGA
- the rpmJ gene encoding 50S ribosomal protein L36 gives MKVRASVKKLCENCKIIRRKGVIRVICTNPRHKQRQG, from the coding sequence ATGAAAGTCCGTGCATCGGTTAAGAAACTTTGCGAGAATTGCAAGATTATTCGCCGCAAAGGAGTCATTCGCGTGATCTGTACCAATCCTCGCCACAAACAGCGGCAGGGTTGA
- a CDS encoding polysaccharide biosynthesis/export family protein gives MNKYVANVFIVMLVLSGSAAWAQTSDAIRSLKATGPVFMDFETLAQPFPQSAPVPATTVNTSGVPAVSTTAPATVATVTGYVPDDKYRLRVGDKISLQIIEDRDAPRSLVVADSGELDAPYIGRIAAADKTCKQLADELKAQLEKEYYYRATVVIALDLANKLLGRIYVWGQVRNQGPIELVVNENLTAGKAILRAGGFADFANKKKVKVIRNAEVDGQAKQTFELNMADILEKGATEKDVVLEPDDLIIVPSRLISL, from the coding sequence TTGAACAAATACGTCGCAAACGTCTTTATCGTAATGCTGGTGCTGAGTGGATCGGCCGCTTGGGCCCAGACGTCCGATGCCATCAGGTCGCTCAAAGCCACAGGTCCTGTGTTCATGGACTTTGAAACGCTGGCGCAACCGTTTCCACAGTCCGCACCTGTCCCCGCGACCACTGTCAACACCAGCGGGGTGCCTGCCGTTAGCACCACGGCTCCGGCGACTGTGGCTACCGTGACGGGTTACGTGCCGGACGACAAGTATCGTCTCCGGGTGGGGGACAAGATCAGTCTCCAGATAATCGAAGACCGAGATGCGCCGAGAAGCCTGGTGGTGGCGGATTCCGGTGAGTTGGACGCGCCCTACATCGGCCGGATCGCGGCAGCAGACAAGACGTGCAAACAACTGGCGGATGAACTCAAGGCGCAGTTGGAGAAGGAATACTACTATCGAGCCACTGTGGTGATTGCACTGGACCTGGCCAACAAGCTGCTGGGGCGGATTTATGTTTGGGGCCAGGTGCGCAACCAGGGCCCGATTGAACTGGTTGTCAATGAGAACCTGACCGCGGGCAAGGCTATTCTGCGCGCCGGCGGCTTTGCCGACTTCGCGAACAAGAAGAAAGTGAAAGTAATCCGCAACGCGGAGGTGGACGGCCAGGCCAAACAGACATTTGAACTGAACATGGCGGATATCCTTGAAAAGGGGGCGACCGAAAAGGACGTGGTCCTCGAACCGGACGATTTGATCATTGTTCCGTCCCGGCTGATTAGTTTGTGA
- a CDS encoding DNA-directed RNA polymerase subunit alpha, which translates to MPVRLGRFEMPKRLVKEDATATDTYAKFVAEPFETGYGYTIGNSLRRVLLSSLEGAAISSIKIDGAMHEFTTVEGVVEDVTEIVLNLKKALFKAHTRDPQTLLLSVNKEGEVTAADIQLNQNVELVNPDQHICTLDKKKKFEMELEVRVGRGFLPGEENKKPNQAIGVIAIDSLFSPVTRVRYAVESARVGQRTDYDRLILEIWTDGRISPDDALTQASAILQRHLDVFVGYDKNAVEFEEVVDKQDEEKTKTKKLLNMSVNEIELSVRAANCLNNANITTVGQLAMKSEQEMLKYRNFGKKSLNEIKDKLAALGLTLGMTFEADLLEATKEQTPAGSPGAQ; encoded by the coding sequence ATGCCAGTACGTCTAGGACGTTTCGAAATGCCCAAACGGTTGGTCAAAGAAGATGCGACCGCCACCGATACTTATGCCAAGTTCGTCGCCGAACCTTTTGAAACGGGTTACGGTTACACCATTGGCAATTCACTGCGCCGCGTGCTCCTCTCCTCCCTGGAAGGTGCTGCCATCTCCTCGATTAAGATTGACGGCGCAATGCACGAATTCACCACTGTTGAAGGCGTGGTGGAGGATGTTACGGAGATTGTCCTTAACCTGAAAAAGGCTTTGTTCAAAGCCCATACGCGTGATCCCCAGACTCTGTTGCTTTCCGTTAACAAAGAGGGCGAGGTCACCGCTGCCGACATCCAACTCAACCAAAACGTCGAGTTGGTCAACCCTGACCAGCATATTTGCACTCTGGACAAGAAGAAGAAGTTCGAGATGGAGCTGGAGGTCAGAGTTGGCCGCGGCTTCCTGCCGGGCGAGGAGAACAAGAAGCCAAATCAAGCCATCGGTGTTATTGCCATTGACTCCCTCTTTTCACCCGTGACCCGGGTCCGCTATGCCGTCGAGAGCGCCCGCGTCGGGCAACGCACCGATTATGACCGCCTCATATTGGAGATTTGGACTGACGGCCGAATCTCGCCGGACGACGCTCTTACTCAAGCCTCTGCCATTCTGCAGCGTCACCTCGATGTCTTCGTTGGTTACGACAAGAATGCCGTGGAGTTCGAGGAAGTCGTGGACAAACAGGACGAGGAAAAGACCAAGACAAAGAAGCTCCTCAACATGAGCGTTAACGAGATTGAGCTGAGCGTGAGGGCGGCCAATTGTCTTAACAATGCGAACATCACCACTGTTGGGCAGCTAGCCATGAAATCGGAGCAGGAAATGCTCAAGTACCGCAATTTTGGCAAGAAATCGCTCAACGAGATTAAGGATAAACTGGCGGCGCTTGGCTTAACTCTGGGCATGACATTCGAGGCTGACCTGCTGGAAGCCACCAAGGAACAGACTCCTGCCGGGAGTCCCGGCGCTCAATAG
- a CDS encoding IS1380 family transposase has product MTEFIKLKTPQETIQIGFTDQKVSGRAGLLTFAGFLHWHRFSELLAKVLPHAKTRGIPAADLAVGFLAGILAGAQRLAQVAYLRSDVMLPALLAIKRIGSQSTFTCLFQGFNTAGKNLGTFRCLWRWCLERLPSLAGGYALDLDSTRLLHEDGHQEGVKTGYTRLGTKPCLHPLLAVLEEAELVVEFWLRPGNASCANNVVAFTLDLLANLPSWIRLRLVRADSGFCAPEWMDLLELKKPSYIVVARLLKPVQRLLKKDMIWQPTEVPGTEVAEVWHQEASWRQPRRLILLRHRIDEKQTAKQRTGGKTLVDCPGYLYQALVTNVPASVPPVEVWRQYNPRAGCEEVIKQLDADFALPKLCVKNFWGTEAALSLAILRYNLTQLFHRHLGWMDRVTANTLRFRLFATGGIISQTGEVTTIRLAVREPEERAWWRRLLEKTISLIPNCNAVAQCP; this is encoded by the coding sequence GTGACCGAATTCATTAAACTCAAAACGCCTCAGGAGACCATCCAAATCGGTTTCACGGACCAGAAAGTCAGCGGTCGGGCTGGACTGCTGACTTTCGCCGGTTTTCTGCACTGGCACCGATTCAGCGAGCTTCTGGCCAAAGTGCTGCCCCACGCCAAGACCCGCGGCATTCCGGCGGCCGATCTCGCGGTGGGATTTCTGGCCGGCATCCTGGCCGGGGCGCAGAGGCTGGCACAGGTGGCCTATCTGCGCAGCGACGTCATGCTGCCAGCGCTCCTGGCCATCAAACGGATTGGCAGCCAGTCGACGTTCACCTGCCTTTTCCAGGGCTTCAACACGGCGGGCAAAAATCTCGGCACCTTCCGCTGTCTGTGGCGCTGGTGCCTGGAACGGCTGCCCAGCCTCGCCGGGGGCTACGCCCTGGATTTGGATTCGACGCGCCTATTGCACGAGGACGGCCATCAAGAAGGAGTTAAAACCGGCTACACCCGCCTGGGAACCAAACCGTGTTTGCATCCGCTCCTCGCGGTGTTGGAGGAGGCCGAGCTGGTGGTGGAGTTCTGGTTGCGACCGGGCAACGCCAGTTGCGCCAACAACGTGGTGGCTTTCACGCTGGACCTCTTGGCCAATCTGCCCTCCTGGATCCGGCTGCGGTTGGTGCGGGCCGATTCGGGCTTTTGCGCGCCCGAATGGATGGACCTACTGGAACTCAAAAAGCCCTCGTACATCGTGGTGGCGCGGCTATTGAAGCCGGTGCAGCGCCTGCTCAAGAAGGACATGATTTGGCAGCCGACGGAGGTGCCGGGCACCGAAGTGGCCGAAGTCTGGCATCAGGAAGCCAGCTGGCGGCAGCCGCGCCGGCTGATTCTGTTGCGGCATCGGATAGACGAGAAACAAACGGCCAAGCAACGCACCGGCGGCAAGACCTTGGTAGATTGTCCGGGTTACCTCTACCAGGCCCTGGTCACTAACGTGCCTGCCAGCGTGCCGCCGGTGGAAGTCTGGCGGCAATATAACCCGCGAGCGGGCTGCGAGGAGGTGATCAAGCAATTGGACGCCGATTTTGCGCTGCCCAAGCTGTGCGTCAAAAACTTCTGGGGCACCGAGGCGGCGTTGAGCTTGGCCATCCTGAGATATAACCTGACCCAACTCTTCCACCGTCATCTGGGCTGGATGGATCGGGTGACGGCCAACACGTTGCGTTTTCGTCTGTTCGCCACTGGGGGCATTATCAGCCAGACCGGCGAGGTGACGACGATTCGCTTGGCGGTGCGGGAACCAGAGGAAAGGGCGTGGTGGCGGCGGTTGCTGGAGAAAACCATCAGCCTGATTCCCAACTGCAATGCAGTAGCACAATGCCCCTGA
- the rpsM gene encoding 30S ribosomal protein S13, with product MARIIGVEVPPNKRIDIALRYIYGLGPSNSRVILAKANIDPSVRAKDLTEQQLSQIVHAIQDGKYVIEGDLRREIGMNLKRLQGIKCYRGIRHLRGLPVRGQRTQTNARTRKGPRKTVGVVRNPAAKTGIH from the coding sequence ATGGCTCGCATTATTGGCGTGGAAGTTCCACCAAACAAGCGCATTGATATTGCGTTGCGCTACATCTACGGCTTGGGCCCCAGCAACTCGAGAGTAATTCTGGCCAAGGCGAATATTGACCCTAGTGTGCGCGCGAAGGACCTAACTGAGCAGCAACTCTCCCAAATCGTCCACGCTATCCAGGACGGAAAATACGTCATCGAGGGCGACCTCCGACGCGAGATTGGCATGAACCTCAAGCGGTTGCAGGGCATTAAGTGCTATCGCGGCATCCGCCATCTGCGTGGCCTGCCGGTTCGCGGGCAACGCACCCAAACCAATGCGCGCACCCGTAAGGGGCCGCGGAAGACTGTCGGCGTCGTTCGCAATCCGGCCGCCAAGACGGGTATCCACTGA
- a CDS encoding right-handed parallel beta-helix repeat-containing protein codes for MFAALQGSAATLLVTNSSVSGPGSLQQAILDANAANGLDTIIFHIPGTGVRTIAPTSALPSIIDPVVIDGASQPGFAGTPLIQITGTTAGTGSHGLHLLSGNSTIRGLAINRFSGAGIFIEGPGGTNLIQGNFIGTDPTGNLGQGNGASPPTFGGVFVFGSSGNWIGGSVATNRNLISANTGSGIYLYNCSSNVVQGNLIGTTVAGTSALGNSTNGISIYNASGNQIGGTSAATRNIISGNGASGVSIYGPSAMNNTVQGNYIGTQVNGGLALSNAADGITLNGTRANTIGGTNLGAGNLISGNGQVGLFLRGTGAYYNLVQGNYVGTDTSGRLPLGNGFSGITILGCTSNLIGGLTAGARNVVSANRLSGVYITTSANANLVQGNYVGVDATGTNALGNGANGISIESANSNTVGGINAGARNVISGNTGHGIEIYPATAATNTIQGNYIGPDVRGLSALSWGPSVWSNSCGIYIVSPGNLIGGTASGAGNVISGNTNNGVSLVGNNAVGNLIQGNLIGTTADGKAGLMNVWAGVGISGAPGNLVGGTTPGAGNLISANAVVRGDAGIYLIGAGATRNAIQGNKIGTDITGTLPLGNTHEGIYVENAPSNTIGGVIAGAGNLISGNKTTGILLYNAPGTVIQGNLIGTKVDGFSPLGNTWHSLDCEIGTRNTTIGGTGGAGNTIAFAKAYTGVRIRNSSTNNAILGNAIFSNNALGIDLGNLAGINGINFCGGSSTSAANLSNNCPVLVKALSGSGTEIHGTLNSRPNKTYLLQFFANFSCDPTGVGEGQFYLGEKSVITDANCTNSFVATLPTPMPPGYTFVTATATDSTGNTSEFSACIGVSVAPEPPILSIASLLSSGQVALAWTNTPGFVLEQTDTLSPPIPWAIVTNNPVLINGQYVVTVSTTTSNRFFRLSY; via the coding sequence ATGTTTGCAGCGTTGCAGGGTAGTGCCGCAACTCTGCTTGTCACGAACAGCAGCGTCAGCGGCCCGGGTTCTCTGCAGCAGGCTATTCTAGATGCCAATGCCGCGAACGGCCTTGACACGATCATATTCCATATCCCCGGCACTGGGGTCCGCACCATTGCCCCAACCAGTGCACTGCCTTCGATCATCGACCCCGTGGTGATTGACGGCGCCAGCCAGCCTGGTTTCGCCGGCACCCCGCTCATTCAGATTACCGGCACCACTGCTGGCACTGGCAGCCACGGGCTTCATTTGCTCAGCGGCAACAGCACCATCCGCGGCCTTGCCATCAACCGCTTCAGTGGAGCCGGTATCTTCATCGAGGGGCCAGGCGGCACGAACTTGATTCAAGGCAACTTCATCGGCACTGATCCCACCGGCAACCTCGGCCAAGGCAATGGCGCATCTCCTCCCACCTTCGGCGGGGTATTTGTCTTCGGGTCATCGGGAAACTGGATCGGCGGCTCCGTTGCCACCAACCGCAATCTCATTTCGGCCAATACCGGTTCCGGCATCTATCTCTACAACTGCAGCAGCAATGTTGTCCAGGGAAACCTCATTGGCACGACCGTAGCCGGCACGTCCGCACTGGGCAATAGCACCAACGGAATCAGTATTTACAATGCAAGCGGCAACCAAATCGGCGGCACCTCAGCCGCCACCCGCAACATCATTTCCGGAAACGGCGCCAGTGGCGTTTCTATCTACGGCCCAAGTGCGATGAACAACACGGTTCAGGGCAACTACATCGGTACACAGGTTAACGGGGGCTTGGCCTTGTCTAATGCGGCCGACGGCATCACCCTAAACGGCACGCGAGCCAACACCATTGGCGGGACGAACCTTGGTGCCGGCAACCTAATTTCGGGGAACGGCCAAGTAGGCCTGTTCCTGCGAGGCACGGGGGCTTACTACAACCTCGTCCAGGGCAACTACGTCGGCACGGACACCTCCGGCAGGCTGCCCCTAGGCAATGGCTTTTCTGGCATTACCATTCTCGGTTGCACCAGCAATCTCATTGGCGGCTTAACGGCCGGGGCGCGGAACGTTGTTTCAGCCAATCGCTTATCCGGTGTTTACATCACCACCAGCGCCAACGCCAATCTGGTTCAAGGCAACTACGTTGGCGTGGACGCAACCGGCACCAACGCCCTCGGAAATGGGGCTAACGGCATTTCGATTGAAAGCGCCAACTCCAACACGGTTGGCGGGATCAACGCCGGCGCGCGGAATGTCATCTCGGGCAACACGGGACATGGCATCGAGATCTACCCCGCCACCGCCGCAACTAACACCATTCAAGGCAATTATATCGGCCCGGATGTTCGAGGACTATCAGCCTTGTCCTGGGGGCCATCAGTATGGTCGAACTCTTGCGGAATCTACATTGTGTCGCCAGGAAATCTGATCGGTGGAACAGCGAGCGGCGCAGGCAACGTCATTTCCGGTAATACCAACAACGGCGTCAGCCTGGTCGGCAACAATGCCGTGGGCAACCTTATTCAGGGCAACCTGATCGGCACGACGGCCGACGGCAAGGCCGGTTTGATGAATGTCTGGGCCGGGGTGGGAATCTCGGGAGCGCCTGGCAATCTCGTCGGCGGGACCACTCCCGGTGCCGGCAACTTGATCTCCGCCAACGCTGTTGTAAGAGGGGATGCGGGCATCTACCTGATTGGCGCCGGCGCCACCCGCAACGCCATTCAAGGCAATAAGATCGGCACCGACATCACAGGCACCTTGCCGTTAGGCAACACGCACGAGGGCATCTACGTGGAAAACGCGCCCTCCAACACCATCGGCGGGGTGATCGCTGGAGCAGGCAACTTGATCTCCGGCAACAAGACCACCGGCATCTTGCTGTATAATGCACCCGGCACTGTGATTCAGGGCAACCTGATCGGCACCAAAGTGGACGGCTTCAGCCCTTTGGGCAACACCTGGCACTCTTTAGACTGCGAAATCGGCACCCGTAACACCACCATCGGCGGCACCGGCGGTGCCGGCAACACTATTGCTTTCGCCAAGGCTTACACTGGTGTCCGCATCCGCAACAGTAGCACCAACAACGCCATTCTGGGCAATGCGATATTCTCCAACAATGCCCTGGGTATTGATTTGGGCAACCTCGCCGGCATCAATGGCATTAACTTCTGCGGCGGAAGCAGCACCAGCGCCGCCAATTTGTCCAATAACTGCCCGGTGCTCGTCAAGGCGCTCAGCGGCAGTGGCACCGAAATTCACGGCACGCTCAATAGCCGGCCCAACAAGACTTATCTGCTCCAGTTCTTCGCCAATTTCTCCTGCGACCCAACGGGCGTCGGCGAGGGCCAGTTCTACCTGGGCGAGAAGTCGGTCATAACGGACGCCAATTGCACCAATAGTTTTGTCGCCACCCTGCCCACGCCGATGCCCCCGGGCTATACTTTTGTCACCGCCACCGCGACGGATAGCACCGGCAACACCTCCGAATTCTCCGCTTGTATTGGCGTCTCCGTGGCGCCCGAGCCGCCGATCCTGTCCATCGCTTCGCTGCTCTCCAGCGGCCAGGTTGCCCTGGCCTGGACAAACACCCCGGGCTTTGTGCTCGAGCAAACCGACACCCTCTCCCCACCCATTCCCTGGGCCATCGTGACGAACAATCCCGTCCTTATCAACGGTCAATATGTTGTCACCGTGTCCACCACCACGAGCAACCGGTTCTTCCGGCTTAGCTACTAG
- the rpsD gene encoding 30S ribosomal protein S4 yields MARYTGPRVRISRRFGIPIFGPSKYLERRNYGPGVHGPKSRRKHTDYGLGLIEKQKLRYYYGLLERQFRGVYERALKRRGVTGEQMLQILETRLDNVAYHLGYANTRAAARQLVAHGHVKVNGRKVNIPSFGLKVNDVIEVKNSNASRQLATKNLETAGSRAVPDWLSLDREALKGVVMRVPTRDEIQPIANEQAVVEFYSR; encoded by the coding sequence ATGGCTCGTTATACTGGCCCCCGTGTTCGCATAAGCCGCCGCTTTGGCATTCCCATCTTCGGCCCCTCAAAGTACCTCGAGCGTCGCAATTACGGCCCTGGTGTGCACGGCCCGAAGTCTCGCCGCAAGCACACCGATTATGGCTTGGGACTCATTGAGAAGCAGAAGCTTCGCTATTATTACGGCCTGCTTGAGCGACAATTCCGGGGGGTTTACGAGCGCGCCCTAAAGCGCCGCGGCGTCACTGGCGAGCAGATGCTGCAGATCTTGGAGACCCGCTTGGACAACGTCGCCTATCACCTCGGCTACGCCAATACGCGTGCGGCGGCTCGGCAGTTGGTGGCGCACGGCCATGTCAAGGTGAACGGCCGCAAAGTCAACATTCCGTCCTTCGGGTTGAAGGTCAACGATGTTATTGAGGTTAAGAACTCCAACGCTTCGCGCCAATTGGCGACCAAGAACCTGGAAACTGCTGGTAGCCGCGCCGTTCCGGACTGGCTCTCGCTGGACAGAGAGGCCCTTAAGGGCGTGGTCATGCGTGTTCCCACGCGTGACGAGATCCAGCCTATTGCTAACGAGCAGGCAGTTGTCGAATTTTATTCCCGCTAA
- the infA gene encoding translation initiation factor IF-1 — protein MARESAIEVEGAVVAVLPRKMYRVELSNGHRLLAYVAGKGRLKVTALAPGDNVRLEVWPYDLSVGRIVVNAETNLI, from the coding sequence ATGGCCCGAGAAAGTGCCATCGAAGTTGAAGGTGCCGTAGTTGCAGTTCTGCCGAGGAAGATGTATCGAGTGGAATTGTCTAATGGGCATCGGTTGTTGGCGTATGTCGCAGGGAAGGGACGTCTGAAGGTTACTGCCTTAGCGCCGGGGGACAACGTCCGGTTGGAAGTGTGGCCTTATGACTTGTCGGTGGGGCGTATTGTTGTGAATGCAGAAACGAATTTGATATGA
- a CDS encoding M64 family metallopeptidase: MRRPAHFLPPPCRDRRLNWPGSAFGVAVGLFVAIVAAASPPPASAQTSMETILTNGPISNRLNLVFLSEGYTSSQLGQFLVDATNAVNTLLSHLPWREYSSYVNAFAIKIASAQSGSDHPRHTITNSTYFNSFYDPDWDYYITIPPDSTGQGKVDALLQPFPPQSYLAILLVNDPKPGGSDAFGKTAIVSTSAVATEAVMGQPSILSHETAHVLANLGDEYTTPYPGFPDIEEPNTTRETNRTLIKWQAWIATNTPVPTPNNYGEDGVVGLFEGAHYHETGWYRPTYSSCVMNFLGQPFCPVCSEALVLAIYQKVRPIDSFSPASTYLLTTNTQPLSFSVNLLQPVSHSLSVQWLTNGAPYLGASNTNMTLPPQTLPFGSNWISALVTDNTPLVRTDPTALLGQTLTWSLNVNHSQLQLDSLTRLAGGRIAFRVTGNAPQGVVIQSSTNLLNWFRVATNALAAGQFWHTNSGASSNSRTFYRAVTPP; the protein is encoded by the coding sequence GTGAGACGCCCGGCACACTTCCTGCCGCCCCCCTGCCGTGATCGGCGCCTCAATTGGCCAGGATCGGCCTTCGGTGTTGCTGTCGGCCTTTTCGTGGCCATCGTGGCCGCTGCCAGCCCGCCGCCTGCTTCGGCCCAAACCTCGATGGAGACCATTCTCACCAATGGCCCCATCTCAAATCGCCTCAACCTCGTCTTCCTTTCCGAAGGCTACACCTCCAGCCAGCTTGGTCAGTTTCTCGTGGACGCAACCAATGCGGTCAATACTCTCCTGTCCCACTTGCCCTGGCGGGAGTACAGCAGCTACGTGAACGCTTTCGCCATCAAGATTGCCTCCGCCCAATCTGGTTCCGACCATCCCAGACACACCATCACCAATAGCACCTACTTCAACAGCTTCTATGATCCAGATTGGGACTACTACATCACCATACCCCCCGACAGCACCGGCCAAGGCAAGGTAGATGCCCTTCTCCAACCCTTCCCGCCCCAATCTTATCTTGCAATCCTCCTGGTCAATGATCCCAAACCGGGCGGCTCCGACGCCTTCGGCAAGACGGCGATCGTGTCCACCAGTGCCGTCGCAACCGAGGCGGTCATGGGCCAGCCCTCGATCCTGTCCCATGAAACGGCTCACGTGCTGGCCAATTTGGGAGATGAATACACCACACCCTATCCGGGCTTTCCCGACATCGAAGAGCCGAACACAACGCGAGAAACAAACCGCACTTTGATAAAGTGGCAGGCTTGGATCGCCACCAACACTCCTGTTCCCACCCCCAATAACTATGGGGAGGACGGCGTCGTTGGCCTCTTCGAAGGCGCCCATTACCACGAAACAGGCTGGTACCGCCCCACCTATAGTAGCTGCGTCATGAATTTCCTCGGCCAGCCCTTCTGCCCCGTTTGCAGCGAAGCCCTGGTCTTGGCCATCTACCAGAAGGTGCGGCCCATTGACTCGTTCTCACCGGCCAGCACTTACTTGTTGACTACGAACACCCAGCCCCTCTCCTTCAGCGTAAACCTTCTCCAACCGGTTTCGCACAGTCTGAGTGTCCAATGGTTGACGAATGGTGCGCCTTACCTCGGGGCCAGCAACACCAACATGACTTTGCCCCCTCAAACGCTTCCCTTCGGCAGCAATTGGATCTCTGCCCTGGTCACGGACAACACACCCCTGGTGCGCACCGATCCCACCGCCCTCTTGGGTCAAACCCTTACTTGGTCGCTGAATGTCAACCACTCGCAATTGCAGCTAGATTCGCTGACCCGCCTGGCTGGGGGCCGCATTGCCTTTCGCGTCACCGGTAATGCGCCGCAGGGCGTCGTCATTCAGAGTTCCACCAACTTGCTGAACTGGTTCAGGGTTGCAACAAATGCCCTGGCTGCAGGCCAGTTCTGGCATACCAATTCCGGCGCCAGTAGCAATTCGCGGACTTTCTACCGGGCAGTCACGCCTCCCTGA